The following DNA comes from Terriglobia bacterium.
TGGCGGCGAGTACGTTAGGGTCACTGCTTGAGCGTTTAGGCATGGCCCTATCTTGCCATATCTCCCGCCCTCCCTCCAGCGCCCGCGAATTCAAGCTGACCCACTACCAATTCGCCGCTGCCGCCGAACGTTCGTCTGGCATGCGCGTCGGGCATGCGGTGCCTCGCAATAGGCAGGTAACAAGGCTGAGGCGGCGCGTTGCCGAATGTCGGCCGGGTGTGTTCCAATCGCAGCATGCGCAAGTGGCAGCGCGACCGCATGAGGCGGCGCAAAGCGAAGCCGGAGGGGCCCTCGCAACCGGCACAGCCGCAACCCGAACCGCTGCAGCCGGCGTATCCCGACATGGACCGTCCGCTGCAGATGGCAAAGCGCGAGCCGGAGGCGGCGCCCGAACCGCAGTTTGAGCCTGCTCCCGAATCGCAGCCGGCGCCCGCGCCGGAATCATTTCCGGCAGAGGCCGGAGAGTCCCGGCGTCCCGCGCGGGGCGGCCAGCGTCGCCGCAGCCGAGGGGGACGGGGACGGCGTCGCACCGCCGCTCCGGCCCAGCCGCCGCTGCCGGTCCAACCGGAAGCGCAGGAACCCGCGCCCAGTGAAGTTGCACCGGAATTGCCGGCGGCGGCCGTGCCGCTGGAGCGTCGTCCACCGCAGCCGGCGCACCGTCCGCCGCGCCCGCCCAAAGGCGCCGTCGTGCTTGCCATCGGGCTGCCAGGGTCGGGGAAGAGCAGTTGGTTCAAGCGCCGCGGCGTGACGCCGCTGTCGAGCGACCTGCTGCGCAAGCTTTTGTTCGACGACACCACCGAGCAGCGCTACCAGGACCTGGTGTTCGGCACGCTGCGCTCGCTGCTGCGCGCCCGCATGGTCGCCCGCATGCCGTGGAATTATGTGGATGCCACCAACCTGTCGCCGCGCGAGCGTCATGGGTGGATCAAGATGGCGCGCGAGTTTGGCTACGACGTGCACGCCGTATTCTTCGACGTGCCGCTCGAAGTCTGCATGGAGCGTAACCAGCGCCGCCAGCGCATCGTGCCGGAAGACGTGATGCAGCGCATGGCGGCCAAGCTCCGCCCGCCGACCTTCGACGAGGGCTTCGCCAAAATCATTGTGGTGCGCGTGAAGAAGAAAGAACAGGCCCCAGAACAGCAGGGCGAGCCCTAGCCCACGCCCGACAGCTTCGCCCGTTGACTTCGCCCGAACCCCTTCCTATGATGCTCGCTCCCTGAACCAAAATTTACCGCGGAGGCGAGCCATGGCTGCGCCGCTCACATCCTTGTTCCGTCCGTCTCGCATCGCCATGATCGGAGCGTCGGCCAACCCCGAGAAGCTCAGCTTCCAGATTTTCCGCAACCTGCGGGACGCCGGGTTCGCCGGCGAGATCATTCCGGTCAATCCCAAGGGAGAAACGATCCTCGGGATTCCATCCCTGAAGTCCGCGACGGAGATCCCGGAGGGCACCGATCTCGCGGTCGTCATGATTCCCGCCAAGCTCGTGCCGGGCGCGATGCTGCAGCTTGGCGAGCGCAAGGTGAAGGCTGCGATCGTCATTACCGGGGGCTTTGCCGAGTCCGGCGATGAGGGCGCCGCACTGCAACGGGAACTGGCGGAGAACGCCGCCCAGAGCGGCATCCGGGTGGTGGGGCCAAACTGCCAGGGGGTGAATTATCCCTATCACGGATTGTGCGCGTCGTGGCCGCTGCTGACGCGCCGTGGCGACATGGCGATCGTGTCGCAGAGCGGCACCGTCGGCGCCGCGCTGATTGACTGGGCTTCACAGGACCGGCTCGGGTTCTCGGCGTTCGTCAGCCTGGGAAATCGCGCCGACGTGGACGAGGCGGACCTGATCTCCTTTTTTTCCGACGATCCCAACACCAAGGTCATCGCGCTCTACATCGAAGGCGTGAAAGACGCCGCCAAGTTTCTGGCCGCGGTAAAGGCTTGCCGTAAGCCGTTGGTGATCCTGAAAGCGGGCCGCACGCAGCAGGGACGCAAAGCGGCGGAGTCGCACACCCGCTCGCTGGCGGGGCGGGACGAGATTTATGAAGCCGTCTTCCGCCAGTACCGCGTCCACCGCGCCTACACGCTGGAAGAACTTTACGATTACGCCAAGGCCCTGGCGTATGTACCCGCGCCGCAGGGAGAGCGGGTGCTGATCGTCACCAGTTCGGGCGGGTCCGCCATCCTCGCCACCGACGCGCTGGAAGAGGAGGGCTTCCGGCTGGCGCCTGTCCCACCGGAACTGGCCAGGCAACTGCGCGAGTTTCTCCCCTCGCATTGTCCCATCGGCAATCCCATTGACCTGACCGGCGATGCCACCGCAGCTTGGTATCGAAGAGTGCTGGAACTGGCTGACGGCCACTA
Coding sequences within:
- a CDS encoding acetate--CoA ligase family protein, which gives rise to MAAPLTSLFRPSRIAMIGASANPEKLSFQIFRNLRDAGFAGEIIPVNPKGETILGIPSLKSATEIPEGTDLAVVMIPAKLVPGAMLQLGERKVKAAIVITGGFAESGDEGAALQRELAENAAQSGIRVVGPNCQGVNYPYHGLCASWPLLTRRGDMAIVSQSGTVGAALIDWASQDRLGFSAFVSLGNRADVDEADLISFFSDDPNTKVIALYIEGVKDAAKFLAAVKACRKPLVILKAGRTQQGRKAAESHTRSLAGRDEIYEAVFRQYRVHRAYTLEELYDYAKALAYVPAPQGERVLIVTSSGGSAILATDALEEEGFRLAPVPPELARQLREFLPSHCPIGNPIDLTGDATAAWYRRVLELADGHYDLVVTIFGDPIPGASEVIRPGRCELVAYLGGADVEREERARMGERKIAVFPTPERAVKALARHTYFRRQKFAGEALPATAAAPAAAPASLTPADSMAFLKQAALPVTPFAAAANEDEAVAAARNIGFPVAVKINSPDVTHKTDVGGVVLNVPDQAGVRAAFRRLAAVETAGGFRAGGALVCGMAAAGVEVIIGVTRDLQFGHAVMFGMGGTMVEVLKDISFRIVPFSELDAAEMIGEVRGARILDGVRGAKPADVAALKKLLVQVSELVTQHPEIEELDLNPIFVSPRGVQIADARIVLASARAAGAGDASAK
- a CDS encoding AAA family ATPase, coding for MRRRKAKPEGPSQPAQPQPEPLQPAYPDMDRPLQMAKREPEAAPEPQFEPAPESQPAPAPESFPAEAGESRRPARGGQRRRSRGGRGRRRTAAPAQPPLPVQPEAQEPAPSEVAPELPAAAVPLERRPPQPAHRPPRPPKGAVVLAIGLPGSGKSSWFKRRGVTPLSSDLLRKLLFDDTTEQRYQDLVFGTLRSLLRARMVARMPWNYVDATNLSPRERHGWIKMAREFGYDVHAVFFDVPLEVCMERNQRRQRIVPEDVMQRMAAKLRPPTFDEGFAKIIVVRVKKKEQAPEQQGEP